The following is a genomic window from Hippoglossus stenolepis isolate QCI-W04-F060 chromosome 14, HSTE1.2, whole genome shotgun sequence.
acattttaaccaaCAATCCTTCAATATTTACATgaataaaatctgtgtttgaataaataattaaattgaattgtgGCGCAAAAAAATCGGGCATGTTTATGAAACTGATATTTACTGATTTCCCAGGTaataattcttggatcttgTAGAGCAACTACCTCCACAGAGGCCCATCAGTcccattcaatcaagctgcacctaATTGtatacactcatagatatcagtatGCCTGACTTTTTCATTGAAATCCATGTATTGCCTGGGAAATTGATGAAAGCGTCAAAAACGCAATGTGATAAGTGAACAAAATTCCTGGCCCCGCACcaaatttaatggattcttccctgacctcactagtttgtggtaatccatccagtggCTTTTGTGATATGCTGctagtaaaaaaacaaacaatcaaacgcCGATTGGAACATACCTTTTTAGTGGAGGTAATTAAATGCTAATAAAACATCTTGTCAGTGCTGATGAACTGACCAATCGGTTGACCTCTACCCTTATAGCATTTGAACTTTGGCCAACAGAACTCCATAGCAAGTTGAAAAATAATATCTCTAACACGGACAAAAAAGACAAGCTTTACAGTGTCCCACTGTGTTTTCCAACTATTGAACTTGATCTTTTAAGGATTTTCTTTAAGTAAGCAAATTGTTCAGGAGACTTTCAAATTTCCATCGTACTACAGTTTCCTCTAACGTTGTAGCTGTTTATCCAAGCTAAAGCAGGCAAAAGGAAAGGTCATGGTGTTAAGCCCTTACTGTTCAGTCTCATTATACACCTGGTCTATTTTGAAGGAAAATactctccttttctttgactTAAAGTGACTTATTGAATGTAATGGGCTCTGTAACCCATTCAAaaatttgaacatttaaataaagcaacTATAACCACATATATACAACTATATACTGTCATAACATGTTCATGACTGCTCATGAGTATACTGACAAGTACCATTTTCAGACAAACTCAGGAAAGTGTCCAGACAATTGGCTctagacattttctggaatttgcctttcacatcAGGAGGAGATTGTCCAGATCGGAGGcattcacaaaaacaagaaaatgtccacAACATTCAGTCGAGGCGTGACACCTGGGTGGAGCATGTACGAGGCACGACATGATGTATAATTTTTGCTGTGGaaagcagtgtttttgtttacagcacattgaagATGGTGGGAGAAGAAGCTATTTACTCAGTcgtaatgtttatttttgcgTTGATAATTATACTACAaggatttaaatgtgtctgCCGATTCGGTTTTCTACGTATATGGCACctctttcatcctgagatttttcttttcttccagttGTCATGTCCAGTTAGAAATGTCATGTACAAGCCCACTTGCTGTAAAttcttcctgctgtattcttacATGGGCTCGCttggacattttccggacatttcacttgggggctggcaggaaaagttctggaaaatgtccattgGAAcggactcggacatttgtgttctctcATATAGCCCCTCTAAATAcaattcaggaaaatgtccgaacTTCAGTgtaggtctgaaagcagcaaagGACTGCAAATGGTAATGAGCATTGGGCAGAGCAGCCTTATGTTTATGAAACCTGACAAGTAAGAGGCCACTGAAAGTTTCCTGAAATGTGCATGGTGGGTGGCGTGCTAAACTGGCAATTGTCCTGTTGAAGCTTTTTAGTGGATTTCCTTCAATTGCTTAAACGCAAATTATCAACTAGTTTTCTGTGACATCTGGGAGTGGTCTCCCCGTGTTTTGAGATAAATCCTGCCATGCCTCGGGGGAAAATCGACCCTGAAAcaattcatatttatcttctgTTGTTGGCCAGGAAACGGAGCAATGACTCCTGATGATTTATTGAGTTTCATCGTCGATAGCAAAGTGGAATGCAGCactaattattttatattcccGAGTGAAAATATTGTTCATGGATCTCAATCAACAATTCCAGATTTTATATAATTCAGCAATCAAAATAACTGTACAGTCTCTTTTTATGCATGTCATAGAAAAGAGGATTAGCTTTGTGGTGTCTTTCTTGGAAGTAATTATATGGTTCCAAGATCCCACACAGGTCATTGAGTTTTCTGTCggctgatattttttttttgctttaatctTATCCAGTGTGGACATGGAGAGGGGTCAGTGAGGTAAAATCCTCTTAACCCTGAAGCCTACTCACCTGGCTTCAATTCTTAGAATAGCACTGAGAGGGTTGAACAGAAGTCAAACTGGTTTCTTGCAGAGAGACAGCATGTACTGTAGCCCTGCCCCCgcctttattttctttgtggTGCAAAGGCATGATCTCTTTACTAACCCACTGACGCTCTCAGCATATATAAACAAATTGCGGATTGACAAGAAATTGATTTAATCTGTGAGACAAAAGGCATCTTGTGATAATAGTTGATTAGATAATGGTGAAAACCCCAAAGTCCACCTGTGATAAGCTTGTGTGCCATGCGAAACATGTGACACTTCAGAAGACTATTGGCTTTTCAAACCAGGGCCTCCTTTATGTCGTTTTAGCTATCATGACGGACCCTGTTCAttcctggtattaacatccgtctcAGGTGATCTGATCAGACCCAAGGCACACAGAGCAGGCATTCAAAAAATCTGCATTTGAAGCTGGTCTGGGACGGATTGAAGGATTTCCTACTCaactgacgtcctctgacctgctacaggtTCCTCATGAACCCCAAATATTTGtacacttctcagtgtttcccatactcagatttttttttatttgtagacTACGTCATGTTTTTACTATTCAAAATTAGAATATTCTTATTTCATTGTTGAACTATGTCCAGTGCATTGATTTGTTTAGCTCCTCCTTTCCCACCTTAATATCTCTCACATTAACATACTAACAATGTACCTGTCTGTCGTCATCAGACTGGCCTAAAACAACAATGGTGTAACCTGTGGGTTTTTGTGTATACACAATGGGggagtgagatctgatcacaattGATCactcaaaacaaatgttgagACATTCTAACGCCAAGCATTAACTGATAAACGTGTCCATTTGTGGTCAGATCACCCaagatgcattttaatgctGGTTATGAACAGGGCCAAAAGTATGTATTCAAAATTAATTTCCTTAAGGCACTTTTCATCCAAAGGTAACTGGTACTTTTTGAAGGAAACAAaagttttacaaaaaacaattattcaCCTGCGTTTCCACCACGGTTTAAAGATCATGGGAGACACTGGGCAAAATAGCCTGCCAAACTTAAAGTTAGACAACTGAAAGTCATAACGTTTTTTTGTGGAGATTGACCAGCTCAAATAAAATTGCTGAAGAAGACTAGATCAATCGGCATCCTCAGTGCTGCAAGCCCCCAAAGGTTGCTGTGCTCTCGTAGTGCTTCCCCCTGGGCAGGGACTTTTTAGCGGTTAGAAAGATTTTCCCGTAACTTCATTTCTGTTGAAACTGCACAGGGTTCCTGTGAGGGAAATTCAGCTTTAGTTAAATAAAGCATCAATTGTATGTCCATGCCCCTGGCAGCGCTGATACAAGACAAAAAGTAACTGGTTAAATCCAAGAAATTATCTTAAAATATAGATATGCAACACCATAATACAAATAAGAGTTATAATGGAAagtgtattgattttttttttaatattatgttGCTTGCCTGACACTCAACATTCatcgtttttatttttctgtcacatGCTGtaccaagaaaaaaacaacagaatgtaGTTTGGCATTAATGAAGTGCCTGAAATCTTGTAGATTAATTTCAAATCCCTAAAGtagatttctttatttctctgatATTGAATATTAACAAAATTCGGAACAATCATAGTACTAAACCAGAGGGTGTATTTTCTAAATGACTAAAAGTTAACACTCCAAAACCTGGCTCTTTGGCATAAATCTTTgttcatgttgaaaaaaaaaaagtgttttggggGCTTTTGTAAATGTTATGCTCTCTTGGCTAATCTCTGGAAATGCTgtaatcttttcttttagtgGCACACTCGGACTCCGTGTTAACGTGGGATTTGAACATGAGCTCAGTCGCTGTACTTACGCAGGAAAGCTTCAATGAGCACCGCAGTGGGCTCTTGACAGAGCAGGGTGGTGGTAAGTGTTTTTGCTGCTCCGCTTCATTTGTAAAAGACGAACGGAAGAGTCGTCAGTAGATCCATTCCTATtgtctttgttgtgtctgtgttcagctGCTGGGGCAGGACTCaatgctgaggaggaggaggctcttCCTACCTACAAGGATGCCTTCCCACCTCTGCCAGAGAAGGCGGCCTCACCTGAGGGGACCCAGGAAACTTCCAACGCATGGACTTCCAAGATCCGTCCTCTTAAGTCCTCTGTTATCACCCAGGTATACCCAGTTTAAATTTCATATGAACAAAAAGGTTGCTGGTCATTGTGTGTAGAAGTTTTAGGTTTCCTGttagttttctgtattttttattactttttcagCATACTCTCACGTCTCCCCTCTTCCACTTCAGTTACTGAGCTCCTTCCTTTCCCACAACGCCTTTCATTATGTCTCAGAACATGCATTACAAAAGTACAAACCTTACAAAACAAAAGCTCTGCCCTGTAGGTAAAAAGCGTTGCCTTGCTGATGGAGAAATTAACAAAACTGTCTCTGTTTTGATAAATGATTTCTCCCTTGAGATGTTTCAGGGGAACTTGATGACCTGTATAGCCACACGTGTGCGTTCAGTTACCCTGGCTCATCAAACCTCTGTTCAGTAGGACAGGGCCATATTAGGAATTATGTGAGATCAACATGCATGGATAGATttattcaagaaaataaaactctaAGATGAGCGTTTATATGAACATGCCTTTGTTGAGCCTCAGCTCCAGTGTTGAATGTTCCTAAGTCAGCAAATCTAAAACTATCCACCGAACATAACTGATCAGTGTCAGCttttcaacaaataaaacccCTTTTTGACTTTAAGTAACAGGAAAAGGTTCTTTGAGGGAAATCTTGCAGGTTGAGGGGATACATTTTTTCCTGGAGACTGATGTGTTAAGCAGAAGTATTTAATCTCAATACTCGATTTTATCAGGGAGAACAGGGAAACCCTAACCCCAAAAATAAGACGATGCATACCAAgtcaaaaagaataaaactaaatgaagaAAATAGACCTAAAGCATAACAAAATCCATAACAGACACAACTAATTTAATTAGTAATACTAATAACTAGTTTCCCAGTGAGCTGGGTCAGTGAACACAGTGCAAGTGCTGCAGAACTGACCCATTTGAATTTGATGCAGTCTGTGTTAATGTAAGTAAGTCCTCCAATGACATGTCTGGAGGACAATGACATGTCTACTCTAGGCTTTTTTTCAGGGTTACAAAATGTACAGCATCATTATGCTGCTTCAATGATTCCCAACTTCTTGTTTTCAAGAAAAATCTGAGAAGTGACgagatgaatataaaataatgttttatgtacaatttttcttttataatcttAGATGTGTTAAGCTTTTTGTGctaaacaaactgaagccaggctcaacaaaaacaacacacaatatgccaGAACGTAACCTCATTGTGACTGTGGCAACATTCATACCGTTTTCGGGGAGATGTTTTAGGTCTCGCTTAACAGCAAACAGGGGAAGCAGTGAAAGACATTACTTGCACCACATCAagtcacctctgtttctcataacaaTGAAACAAGAGCGGGAGGTAACTCAGGGATGTCGGACGTACCTGAGACGACGTTGAATCatgaccaatcacattagattAAATAAACGTAAATCAATAAAAGTGGGAAGTGTCTGGGGCGCAGAAGACTGCGACCcgtggaaaatctgcaacaaccaattaaagaaCAGCCTTAGGTCCCGTGGTTGCCAAAAGTTTCAGGACCCACGTTCACATCCATTTGGCCCGCACCCCACACCAGaaagtatatgtatttagacagaaattaaccaaatacaatttgaaaacaacttatattGAATGATCAAAGGTGCTTAAGGTCTACCAGGAGCATTGtatgatttaaaatatgtatgttGGGGAACCCGTTCACTCACATTTTTGTGCACATATTACACATATTCCTTTAAGTAGTTCAGAGTTTGTTGCAACCAAACTACACAGTTTCACTAAGTCTTGCTTATTTGAATAGTTCCTTTGTGCACCGGTTCAcaacaaaaatgtctttctatgTGAACTAGGTTTTCCATGTGCCGCTAGAGGAGCGCAAGTACAAGGACATTAACCAGTTTGGAGAAGGAGACCAAGCGAAGGTCTGTGTAGACATCATGCACAAGACCGGAGCCCACCTGGAACTCTCCTTGGCAAAAGATCAGGGTCTCTCCATCATGGTTTCTGGAAAGCTGGATGCCGTGATGAAGGCCCGTAAGGAGATTGTGTCTCGACTGCAGACTCAGGTCAGGAAATCTACAGTATATTTGTTGATTCCATGACACAAAGGttttattaaaagtgaaaagacaGGAGTACCAATTGTACATTATTACCCAAACAGGCTTCAGCTACTGTCGCCATCCCGAGGGAGCACCATCGCTTTGTCATCGGTAAAAATGGCGAGAAGCTTCAGGAGCTAGAACTCAAGACCGCCACCAAAATTCAGATCCCACGACCTGACGACCCCAGCAACCAGATCAAGATCTCTGGTACCAAGGAGGGCCTGGAGAAGGCGAAGCATGAGATCCTGCTGATCTCTGCTGAGCAGGTAACACAGCCTTTCAAACATGCATGCACTCAATTTCTATTTACTCCATTccttttgtctgtattttcaaATCTTTTTGCCCCCTCTTTACCTCTTCAGGATAAGCGTGCTGTTGAGAGGGTGAACATTGACAAGGTGTACCACCCATTCCTCACCGGTGCCTTCAATAAAGTTGTAGGCGAGATGATGCAGGAGACCGGCGCCCGCATCAATGTTCCCCCTCCAAGTGTGAACAAGACGGAGATTGTCATCACTGGGGAAAAGGAGCAGGTGGCCCTTGCTGTGACTCTGATCAAGAGGGTTTATGAAGAAAAGGTGTGCTAACATTTTGGGAAGTTATTATTTGGAAAAGTTTTGTGTTATACTGATACACTTTTCTGTGGTTAAATGTTACAAGTCACTGGTCAACTCTTCTTTCTAATTGCAGAAGAGGAGTACCACCACTATTGCAGTGGAAGTGAAGAAGTCTCAGCATAAGTATGTGATTGGCCCCAAGGGAAACACCCTCCAGGAGATCCTGGAAAAAACTGGTGTGTCAGTTGAAATCCCACCTTCTGACAGCAGCTCAGAAACTGTCATCCTTCGTGGAGAGCCAGACCGTCTAGGTCAGGCTCTCACTGAAGTTTATGCCAAGGTAAAAATTGCTTCTGATGACCAAAGACAAAGGGAATTCTTAGTTTATTGTTGGTTTAAAGTCACTAAAAGCATACATTTCCTTTCGCAGGCAAACAGCTACACTATTTCCTCGGTTTCAGCTCCTTCTTGGCTTCATCGTTTCATTATTGGCAAGAAGGGACAAAACTTGGCCAAGATTACCCAACAAATGCCCAAGGTCTGTTGAATGATTTGATTCTTTAATTATAGAGATTTAGAAAACACTTTTCTACTTCAGTCTAACTTTTCCCCTGTGTTTTGCATAAAGGTGCACATTGAGTTCACTGAGGGAGAAGATAAGATCACCCTGGAGGGTCCCACCAAAGACGTGCAGATGGTGCAGAGTCAGATTGAAGTCATTGTAACAGATTTGGTGAGTATTGCCTATTAAATTTTGTCTTGGACTGAGAGTGAAAATCGAATTTCTTTGTCAAAAGCACTTCTAATGTCAGGGTTATGTGCTATATTGTTTTAACGGATGAAttaaattgacatttttatatttttgtttaacagGTGAGCCGCATGGACTATACAGAGATTAGTGTGGATACCAAATTTCACAGACACCTCATTGGAAAGGGAGGTGTTAACAGTAAGTACAGAGTTACTGCCAACAGACTGCTCTAATAACTGTATCGACATTCTTATTAAACTACCTATTTACTGACTTGTTTATAGTCAACCGCATCAAAGAGCTGCACAAGGTGACTGTCCGCATTCCCCCTGACAATGAGAAGAGCAACCTGATCCGTATTGAGGGGGATCCCCAGGGTGTACAAGAAGCCaagaaggagctgctggagcttgCGTCACGCATGGTTGGTACAAGCTTCACAGTCAAGATGCTGATAATTGGATCTACCGCTGGTTTTGCTAAAGACACGGTCTCTTGCAGGAGAACGAGCGTACAAAGGACCTGATCATTGAACAGCGTTTGCACAGAGCCATCATCGGCCAAAAGGGGGAGAAGATAAAAGAAGTGCGCGACAAATTCCCTGAAGTGAGTCAgaaactgttgttgtttgttgataTATGCTGTTGGTTTGTACTTTTATAACTCTGAACTCTTCTGTGTCCCAGGTCATCATCAATTTCCCCGACCCAGCGCAGAAAAGTGACATCGTTCAGCTTAGAGGCCCACGAAATGAAGTGGAAAAATGCTCCAAGTTCATGCAGAAGTTAGTGGCTGAAATGGTAAttagtatttttgtttgtatttccatactatgttgaaatatttgaatggaCTTACTATGGACACCATATTAAACTGTACTCAAGTGTTGACCATCTGTAATTCCTGTATTCAGGTGGAGAACAGTTTCGCTGTCTCAGTCCCCATCTTCAAGCAGTTCCACAGAAACATCATTGGAAAAGGAGGATCAAACATCAAGAAGGTAGTGTATATAAGtaatataaagtgtttattttttgcgGAGTCCATCTGTCAAAGTTTGGTTTGGCAATaattttctcctccttttctagATTCGTGAGGAAACCAACACAAGAATTGACCTGCCTGCTGAGAACAGCAACTCTGAGATGATCGTCATCACTGGGAAGAAGGCCAACTGTGAGGCTGCACGGATCCGCATATTGGCCATTCAGAAGGAGCTGgtaagcagaaaacacacacgtggACCTAAGTGTCTCTGATGCTTTGGCAGATCGATTTAAAATCTAGTACATGTGCCTTATTTAATCTGTCAATGTTTTCAGGCAAACATCTCGGAGATCGAAGTTTCCATCCCCTCCAAGCTGCACAACTCCTTGATCGGGTCGAAGGGCCGTTTGGTGCGCTCTATCATGGAGGAGTGTGGTGGTGTTCACATCCACTTCCCCACTGAGGGCTCTGGGATTGATAAGGTCACCATCCGAGGCcctgtggaggaggtggagaaagcCAAGCAGCAACTGCTTGGCTTGGCAGAGGAGAAGGTTTGTATGAATGTTTAATAAAAAGCTGAACTACTCTCGACCTCACTAAACTGGCAGCCAttagagggagggatggggagcGGCGCAAAGAATCGCCTCTGTGCTGTGCCTTATTGGTCGTACATTACCACATGCTGTGAGCCTCTTCAGTGTTCTTTCAGCTgtcagaacaaaaacacagtttgtgcACAGCTACTGCTGTAGTTTTCTGACTGATgattaaatcatgttttgtcTCATTAAAACTTTGAGTTATGAGTTGAGAATTAAATGTATAACTTACCAACACAAAGACATGGCACAAGATTGGGAACTAGACTTAGCCACACCAACATCATAtgcaacaatgaaataaaaatggaggggaaagaaaagcaaaggtAGTAATAAAAATGAAGAGGGGTCATAGTGTTAGGCTTAAATTATCttattgttataataataataataataataataataagagtgtCTTAAGGGTTGACTTGTATGATTTTGAGGTTGACTTGTagtaaatgttttgttgattttgtaaatgtttttcttcagcaaACAAAGAGCCACACAGCTGAGTTGCGTGCGAAGCCGGAATACCACAAGTTCCTCATCGGGAAAGGTGGTGGAAACATCCGCAAGGTTCGTGACAGCACCGGGGCCAGGATCATATTCCCCACCGCAGAGGACAAAGACCAGGAGCTCATCACTGTGATTGGCACTGAAGAAGCGGTGCGGGATGCccagagagagctggaggaaCTCATCAAGAGTTTGGTATGTCTCCAAATGACTTTTGAACAAACCAGGACAAGCTAAAACCAGGCATAGTTTTCTTAAAATGTCagaattcaaaaatatttactaATCTCTGACAGGACAACGTCGTTGAGGACACGATGATCGTTGACCCCAAGCACCATCGCTACTTTGTGGCTCGTCGTGGGCAAGTCCTTAGGGACCTTGCTGACGAGTATGGTGGCGTGATGGTGAGCTTCCCTCGCACGGGTTCTCAGAGCGAA
Proteins encoded in this region:
- the hdlbpa gene encoding high density lipoprotein binding protein a — protein: MSSVAVLTQESFNEHRSGLLTEQGGAAGAGLNAEEEEALPTYKDAFPPLPEKAASPEGTQETSNAWTSKIRPLKSSVITQVFHVPLEERKYKDINQFGEGDQAKVCVDIMHKTGAHLELSLAKDQGLSIMVSGKLDAVMKARKEIVSRLQTQASATVAIPREHHRFVIGKNGEKLQELELKTATKIQIPRPDDPSNQIKISGTKEGLEKAKHEILLISAEQDKRAVERVNIDKVYHPFLTGAFNKVVGEMMQETGARINVPPPSVNKTEIVITGEKEQVALAVTLIKRVYEEKKRSTTTIAVEVKKSQHKYVIGPKGNTLQEILEKTGVSVEIPPSDSSSETVILRGEPDRLGQALTEVYAKANSYTISSVSAPSWLHRFIIGKKGQNLAKITQQMPKVHIEFTEGEDKITLEGPTKDVQMVQSQIEVIVTDLVSRMDYTEISVDTKFHRHLIGKGGVNINRIKELHKVTVRIPPDNEKSNLIRIEGDPQGVQEAKKELLELASRMENERTKDLIIEQRLHRAIIGQKGEKIKEVRDKFPEVIINFPDPAQKSDIVQLRGPRNEVEKCSKFMQKLVAEMVENSFAVSVPIFKQFHRNIIGKGGSNIKKIREETNTRIDLPAENSNSEMIVITGKKANCEAARIRILAIQKELANISEIEVSIPSKLHNSLIGSKGRLVRSIMEECGGVHIHFPTEGSGIDKVTIRGPVEEVEKAKQQLLGLAEEKQTKSHTAELRAKPEYHKFLIGKGGGNIRKVRDSTGARIIFPTAEDKDQELITVIGTEEAVRDAQRELEELIKSLDNVVEDTMIVDPKHHRYFVARRGQVLRDLADEYGGVMVSFPRTGSQSEKVTLKGAQECVEAAKKRMQEIVEDLDAQVTIECVITQKFHRSIMGPKGSRIQQITRDHNVQIKFPDREDPQAAPPAEAPIQENGEANGEVKEPVDPNAPKKCDVIVISGRKERCEAAVEALKALVPVTIEVEVPFELHRYIIGQKGSGIRKMMDEFEVNIQVPAPEQQSDKIAITGLANHLDRAKEGLLERVKELQAEQEDRALRSFKLTITVDPKYHPKIIGRKGAIITTIRTEHEVNIQFPEKNDENQDQITITGYEHKAIAAGEAIKAIVGELEEMISEDITLDSRVHARIIGARGKGIRKIMDEFKVDLRFPQSGAADPNLVTVTGRPELVDEAIDHLLNLEEEYLGDVVENESKMAYMRPPGGSASAMDEHRGPSKGFVVREAPWTTGSEKAPDMTSSEDFPSFGAPVATKTSPWGPKRF